Within the Alicyclobacillus vulcanalis genome, the region CTTCCGTTCAAGCTCAACGACGCTTCCCAGCCGAGGAAGTACGGGTTCACACCAAACGTCTGCGAGCTCGGTGCGGTGCCCGTCACCGACGGAAAGCCGATGAAATGTGCCGTGTAGCTGAGCCCTGCATCCGGCGTAAACTTGATGGACAGCTTGTCGCACTTGGCACCTGCCCACTGACGATAGCCAGCGACGTAGTAGTCGGAGATGGTGTAGCTTGGCACCGTCGCCTGCGGCACAAACGTGTGCGTATACGGAGCAGCACTACCCGTGACGGTGTCCTGGCCGAAGATGGCGGCCAGAAAGTTGCCAAACGACGATGGATACGCATAGCCGTCCATCTCATACTCGCTCGAAATGACGGAGAGGTATTCGCCGAACAGGTCGACGGCCTGTCCGCGCTTCCCGTCGTCTGCCACGTACTTCGGGTTGTCCTGCGGCTTAAACGAGCGAATCGGGACAAACCCGGTGGGTGCGACCGGCGTGCCCAAGGTCGATTCCACGCCAAGCCCCAGATAGCTGAGCGACGTCAGTTTTGCCGGCATCGCTTACTCCCCTTTCTTTGCCTTGTCATCCGCTGAGGCAATCTTCACGGCCTTGAATCCGGGATGCTCTGGCACGAACGGAAGGTCGAGCTCGTCTCCCGGCTCGAACTTCCACACCTTCCCCTCGTACATGAGCAGCACCGGATGGCCGCCCTCGTACTTCACGCGCATGTCCTCACGCTCCCTTATGCGTGTACCTGCTCGACCGACTCGATGTTGAACCTCGCCACGAGCCACACCGCGTCTTCCACACGCTCGTGTGTTTCCTCGACCGTGAAGTTCTCGCCAAACTTGATGGCCGCCCCTTGTGGATAGCTCGCCGTCTGCAGGATCTTGTTTGTTCGGATTCGGTCGGCAATCTGGTCCATCC harbors:
- a CDS encoding phage tail tube protein, whose product is MPAKLTSLSYLGLGVESTLGTPVAPTGFVPIRSFKPQDNPKYVADDGKRGQAVDLFGEYLSVISSEYEMDGYAYPSSFGNFLAAIFGQDTVTGSAAPYTHTFVPQATVPSYTISDYYVAGYRQWAGAKCDKLSIKFTPDAGLSYTAHFIGFPSVTGTAPSSQTFGVNPYFLGWEASLSLNGSADATLRSVSIDLERKGSNALFSAQNSQKPWDIFVGPFGATWDLEFYMTADTEYVLALTQQPVPVILTISQPGTGAQLVFQSSAVQFTKPTIDRGDEYVGVSLTGSAIYNATDGSVMLAKLINSVSTAYTTQAAS